TTCATGTCAAGTTTCACCTATTCAAAAAAAAGTAACTAAAGTACAAAAACAAAATTCTAAATCTCAAGTCTCTTTTCCATTCCAAATTAATATCCCTTATTTCAATATACACATAAATTAGATAGAATTACTATATATTTCCAAATATGCATTTATACAAACACTATTAAATAAATTTAAGGATCCGGAATTTTAATGAATATTTTAAATAGTGAAGGTGGAAATAAATTACTTAATTTAGCAGATAATTTTTTTAATAATAATACGAAATCAGAAAAAAACACCGACGAAAAGTAAAGTTAATCTAATTTATAATTAATATTTAGATAATCCTATTCTCATGAATATCAAACAAAAAAAGGGGGGGAATGAGCAATAATTATTATAATTCCTTCACTTTAATGATAGTCTTATTTATTCTTCTTATTATTGTGAGGGCTTCTTGTACTGTAGATCCAATAGATCCTGGTTTTTCTAAAAACCTATATAATACCATTTTATCTTTATACTCCTTAGGGCGCAATATTAGGACAAAATCATTTATATTATCTTAAAGTATAATTTTATAATATACTTACTACTTATTCGAAATCAAAAAGAATCATATCATGCCCAATCTTCTTAATTCGGCTCCACTCTACCCTAACTTCTTGCTGTTCTCTTTTAAATCCACCCCATTTGCCAACAGGGATAATAAGTGCTTGAATTTTCCCGTCTCTCTCATTAATTTCTAAATCCGCATGGCCTAAAACCCCCATTTTTTCCGCTCTTTCAAGATCTACAATTTCTTTTCCGCTTAATTCACTTAAACGCATGGGAATTCCTCCTAATCAAACTATTATGAGCAAACACTCTATAATAAGTACCTATTCTACATGTCTCAAAAAAATAACTGAAATATCATGTTACTTTTTAACCAACTATTTCTATGCATTCTTCCATAAAAATAACCGTATCTCTTTTGTATGAGATACGGTTATTTTTATTTATTTCATTCCTTTTGGCAACTTACCATCTGGACTAATAAGTGCCGCAGAAAACTCATTTGTAAACATGTTGCGAATCAACGTGTCTACATCTGTTTTCGATACAGTGTTTACACTCTCAATAATTTCATCAAGAGAACGATGTTTTCGAAGAAGCAGCTCATTTTTCCCGTTACGACTCATACGGCTATTCGTACTTTCTAAACTTAGCATTAAGTTGCCTTTTAACTGCTCTTTACTATTAACCAGTTCTTTTTCTGTAATACCTGTATTTTTCAATGTCTCTAACGTTTCTTGCATTGTTTCATACAGCGTATCTAATTGTTGGCTACCAGTTCCACCATAAAGTGTTAACATACCTGTATCTTCATAAGAAGAATGGTAAGAGAATACAGAATAAGCTAAACCACGTTGTTCACGCACTTCTTGGAATAAACGACTACTCATACTACCGCCTAAAATGTTATTTAACACAATTAAGTTATAAATATCTTCATGCCCCATTTGTAGTCCTTTGTAACCTAGGCATAAATGAGCTTGTTCTGTTTCCTTCTTACGTGCAACTTTATTAAAGTGGTAAATTGGGCTATGT
The DNA window shown above is from Bacillus clarus and carries:
- a CDS encoding YlmC/YmxH family sporulation protein, producing the protein MRLSELSGKEIVDLERAEKMGVLGHADLEINERDGKIQALIIPVGKWGGFKREQQEVRVEWSRIKKIGHDMILFDFE
- a CDS encoding YjcZ family sporulation protein; translated protein: MSNNYYNSFTLMIVLFILLIIVRASCTVDPIDPGFSKNLYNTILSLYSLGRNIRTKSFILS